One stretch of Filifactor alocis ATCC 35896 DNA includes these proteins:
- a CDS encoding AraC family transcriptional regulator has protein sequence MNMMQSFNRTIDYIETVLDDQVDEKKILYLSGYSYPMFSRLFSVLTGSSLSEYIRNRRLTESAIELRNCDNKITDIAFKYGYDSLDSFGAAFKKFHGFTPSQVRHGKPFQLVSRVQLTLTIKGGRSMNVSIQKKAGFFVAGIVAKEIESSLCEEVWAKLFENYSHEELSKLGTGESVGVCYDMSNPNKINYMAGYIVSELVKAKGMGLDILEVEETEYAVLELEGKVPDCIHNGWKYAMEVFFPEHGYRHSGKPDFEYYYEGDMDSSDYKMELWIPIVKE, from the coding sequence ATGAATATGATGCAATCTTTCAATAGGACGATAGATTATATTGAGACAGTTTTGGATGATCAAGTAGATGAAAAGAAGATATTATATCTATCCGGATACTCTTATCCGATGTTCAGCAGATTATTTTCTGTTTTGACAGGAAGCTCCTTGTCGGAATATATCAGAAATAGGCGGTTAACGGAATCGGCAATTGAATTAAGAAATTGTGATAACAAAATAACCGATATTGCATTCAAGTATGGTTATGACTCTTTGGATTCATTTGGAGCTGCATTCAAAAAGTTTCATGGTTTTACCCCTTCTCAGGTAAGGCACGGTAAACCGTTTCAATTGGTTTCTCGTGTTCAATTAACACTGACAATAAAAGGAGGAAGAAGTATGAACGTTTCCATTCAAAAAAAGGCGGGATTTTTTGTTGCGGGTATTGTTGCAAAAGAGATTGAATCGTCATTATGTGAAGAAGTATGGGCAAAATTATTTGAAAACTACAGTCATGAGGAATTATCTAAATTAGGAACCGGAGAGAGTGTAGGTGTTTGTTATGATATGAGTAATCCTAATAAGATAAATTATATGGCAGGGTATATTGTTTCTGAACTTGTGAAAGCGAAAGGTATGGGATTAGATATTTTGGAGGTAGAGGAAACGGAATATGCGGTCTTAGAGTTGGAAGGGAAAGTGCCGGACTGTATTCATAACGGTTGGAAGTATGCTATGGAAGTATTTTTCCCGGAACACGGTTATCGTCATTCGGGGAAACCGGATTTTGAATACTATTATGAAGGAGATATGGATAGTTCTGATTATAAGATGGAACTTTGGATACCGATTGTAAAAGAATAG
- the leuS gene encoding leucine--tRNA ligase — translation MREYNPNQIEKKWQSHWEKNHTFRSEIDHNKKKYFNLIEFPYPSGAGLHVGHIRAYTSLEVISRKRRLEGYNVLFPIGWDAFGLPTENYAMQTGEHPRTVTDRNIEVFTDQLKSAGYSFDWERTIDTTDPNYYKWTQWIFLQMFKHKLAYKDTTYVNFCNNCKVVLANEESQNGVCDRCGHDVVQMEKDVWFLKIREYADKLLDGLEELDFLPRIKLEQENWIGRSNGAEVNFPISGTEDFLRIYTTRPDTIFGVTFMVMAPEHPYLKKYEAKLQNLDEIKDYQEQATRKTEFERVQLAKDKTGVEIKGLTVINPLTKKEIPIWISDYVMMGYGTGAIMAVPAHDSRDWEFAKKFNIPIVEVVKGGDVQNEVYKTSPQDILVNSDKFDGLTVEEAIPAIIRHIEENKLGEAKTNYKMKNWAFNRQRYWGEPIPIIHCEHCGMVPVPEEQLPVTLPDVEEYRPTNTGESPLANIEDWVKVTCPVCGKPAKRETDTMPQWAGSSWYFLRYMDPHNNDALASQEALDYWGPVDWYNGGMEHVSRHLIYSRFWHQFLHDIDAVSYPEPYKKRTAQGLILGPDGEKMSKSRGNVINPNEIIDNYGADTLRTYIMFIGDYERPAVWSDSSVKGCKRFLERVWKLQEMVTEQNEYDKKHISLMHKTIKKVSEDFENVKFNTAIAAMMTAVNQFYDDEFITRKELQDFITLLYPIAPHICCEIWELQQFEKDMDHTDWPTWDESKTIDTVVEIPIQINGKIRGKVTVSKDITQEELLKIVETEENIKNFIGDKKVIKTIYVPGKILNMVIK, via the coding sequence ATGAGAGAATACAATCCAAATCAAATTGAAAAAAAATGGCAATCCCATTGGGAAAAGAACCACACATTCCGCTCTGAAATCGACCACAATAAAAAGAAATATTTTAACTTGATTGAGTTTCCATATCCATCAGGTGCAGGACTTCATGTCGGACATATCAGAGCCTATACTTCTCTTGAAGTAATTTCCAGAAAAAGAAGACTGGAAGGATATAATGTGTTGTTCCCTATCGGTTGGGATGCATTCGGACTTCCGACAGAAAACTATGCTATGCAGACCGGAGAACATCCGCGAACTGTTACTGATCGTAATATTGAAGTATTTACCGATCAATTAAAGTCCGCAGGTTATTCTTTTGATTGGGAACGAACTATTGATACAACCGACCCAAACTATTACAAATGGACACAATGGATTTTTTTACAAATGTTCAAACACAAGCTTGCATACAAAGACACCACTTATGTAAATTTCTGTAACAATTGTAAGGTGGTTTTGGCAAATGAAGAATCTCAAAACGGTGTTTGTGATCGTTGCGGACATGATGTTGTTCAGATGGAAAAAGATGTTTGGTTTCTAAAAATCAGAGAATATGCAGACAAATTATTAGATGGATTGGAAGAGTTAGACTTCTTACCTCGAATCAAATTAGAACAAGAAAATTGGATTGGGAGAAGCAATGGTGCAGAAGTCAACTTCCCTATCTCGGGTACAGAAGATTTCTTAAGAATTTACACAACTCGGCCGGATACCATATTCGGTGTTACCTTTATGGTTATGGCTCCTGAACATCCTTATCTCAAAAAATATGAAGCTAAGCTGCAAAACTTGGATGAAATCAAAGATTATCAAGAACAAGCTACCAGAAAAACCGAATTCGAAAGAGTTCAACTTGCAAAAGATAAAACAGGAGTTGAAATCAAAGGATTGACCGTAATCAACCCTCTAACAAAAAAAGAAATTCCTATTTGGATTTCCGACTATGTAATGATGGGATACGGAACCGGCGCAATTATGGCTGTGCCTGCTCATGACAGCAGAGACTGGGAATTTGCAAAGAAATTCAATATTCCAATCGTAGAAGTCGTAAAAGGCGGAGATGTTCAAAATGAAGTATACAAAACTTCACCACAAGACATCCTTGTAAATTCTGACAAATTCGACGGCTTGACTGTAGAAGAAGCGATTCCGGCAATCATCCGTCATATTGAGGAAAATAAATTAGGTGAAGCAAAAACAAACTACAAAATGAAAAACTGGGCGTTCAATCGTCAAAGATATTGGGGAGAACCGATTCCTATTATTCATTGTGAACACTGTGGAATGGTTCCTGTTCCGGAAGAACAGTTACCTGTCACTCTTCCCGATGTTGAAGAATATCGACCTACCAACACTGGTGAATCTCCACTTGCAAATATCGAAGACTGGGTAAAGGTAACCTGTCCAGTTTGCGGAAAACCTGCTAAACGTGAAACGGATACCATGCCACAATGGGCAGGTTCCTCTTGGTACTTCCTAAGATATATGGATCCTCACAACAATGATGCACTTGCATCCCAAGAAGCCTTGGATTATTGGGGACCTGTAGACTGGTATAACGGTGGTATGGAACATGTGAGTCGCCATCTTATCTATTCCAGATTCTGGCATCAATTCCTACATGATATCGATGCAGTATCCTATCCGGAACCATACAAAAAGCGTACCGCTCAAGGTTTAATTTTAGGTCCTGACGGTGAAAAAATGTCCAAATCTCGTGGTAATGTTATCAATCCGAACGAAATTATCGATAACTACGGCGCCGATACATTGAGAACTTACATTATGTTTATCGGGGATTATGAACGCCCTGCCGTTTGGTCTGACAGCAGTGTAAAAGGATGTAAAAGATTCTTGGAACGTGTATGGAAACTACAGGAAATGGTAACTGAACAAAATGAATATGACAAAAAACATATTTCATTAATGCACAAAACAATCAAAAAAGTTTCTGAAGACTTCGAAAACGTAAAATTCAATACGGCAATCGCTGCTATGATGACAGCCGTTAACCAATTCTATGATGATGAATTTATCACAAGAAAAGAACTTCAAGATTTTATCACATTACTTTATCCGATTGCACCTCATATTTGTTGCGAAATTTGGGAACTGCAACAATTTGAAAAAGATATGGACCATACCGATTGGCCAACATGGGATGAATCCAAAACGATAGATACTGTTGTTGAAATTCCTATTCAAATCAACGGTAAAATTCGTGGTAAAGTAACCGTTTCAAAAGATATTACTCAAGAAGAACTTCTCAAAATTGTAGAAACAGAAGAAAATATCAAAAACTTTATCGGAGATAAAAAAGTCATAAAAACTATTTATGTTCCGGGAAAAATATTAAATATGGTAATTAAATAA